From Juglans regia cultivar Chandler chromosome 6, Walnut 2.0, whole genome shotgun sequence, the proteins below share one genomic window:
- the LOC108981365 gene encoding putative pentatricopeptide repeat-containing protein At1g77010, mitochondrial: MDLDLHSLIRLLQSCNTHRSIHKGRQLHLIFLKSGLLNSALTIGNRLLQMYVRCGGLSEAWKVFDDMPERNSFSWNTMIEGCMNSGNRERSLELFGSMPHKNEFSWSMVVSGFAKAGKLEVARSLFNEMPRKNGIAWNSMIHGYARNGCATEAVNLFKDLNSDASEILHRDSYVLATVIGACSDLAALDCGKQIHARIVIDQVEFDSVLSTSLINMYGKCSDLDSANHVLNMLKEPDDYSLSALISGYANCGRMNDARKVFDSKSDPCIVLWNSIISGYVHNNEESDALVLFNQMRRDGFQEDSSTLATVLSASSSLGILGHSKQMHTHSCKVGVIDDVVVASALIDAYSKSGSFYDACKLFSELKAYDTILLNSMITVYSSCGKIEDAKWIFNTMPNKSLISWNSMIVAQSQNGCPIEALDLFCQMNKMNLRMDKFSLASVISACASISSLELGEQVFARATVNGLESDQIICTSLVDFFCKCGFVESARSIFDQMMKCDEISWNSMMMGYATNGHGLEALTLFNEMRQAGVRPTEVTFTAVLSACDHCGLVEDGRKWFYAMKSDYHIDPVIEHYSCMVDLFARAGCIEEAMTLIEQMPFEADASMWSSVLRGCVAHGDKTLGKKVAERIMKLEPENSGAYVQLSSIFANFGDWEASARVRNLMRDKQIQKNPGCSWADS, from the coding sequence ATGGACCTTGATCTGCATTCCCTGATCCGCTTACTCCAATCCTGCAACACCCACCGTTCAATTCATAAAGGAAGACAGCTCCACCTTATCTTTCTCAAAAGTGGTCTCCTGAACTCCGCTCTCACCATCGGAAATCGCCTTCTGCAGATGTATGTGCGGTGTGGTGGCTTGAGTGAAGCGTGGAAAGTGTTCGATGATATGCCTGAGAGGAACTCTTTCTCTTGGAACACAATGATAGAAGGGTGCATGAACTCAGGGAACAGGGAGAGATCACTAGAATTATTTGGTTCCATGCCTCACAAGAATGAATTCTCGTGGAGCATGGTGGTTTCCGGGTTTGCAAAGGCCGGGAAGCTAGAGGTTGCTCGGAGTTTGTTTAACGAGATGCCAAGGAAAAATGGTATTGCGTGGAATTCGATGATTCATGGTTATGCCCGAAATGGGTGTGCAACAGAAGCAGTGAATCTTTTTAAGGATTTGAATTCAGACGCTTCTGAAATATTGCATCGTGATTCATATGTATTGGCGACGGTCATCGGGGCTTGTAGTGATTTGGCAGCTCTTGATTGTGGCAAGCAAATTCATGCACGGATTGTGATTGACCAAGTGGAATTCGACTCGGTTTTGAGTACTTctttgattaatatgtatggAAAGTGTAGTGATCTGGATAGTGCAAATCATGTTCTGAACATGTTGAAGGAACCGGATGACTATTCTCTGTCAGCATTGATTTCAGGCTATGCAAATTGTGGTAGAATGAATGATGCAAGGAAGGTTTTTGATAGCAAAAGTGATCCATGTATCGTGTTATGGAATTCAATAATATCTGGATATGTTCATAATAATGAGGAAAGTGATGCATTGGTTCTCTTCAATCAGATGCGGAGAGATGGATTTCAAGAAGATTCCTCCACACTTGCAACTGTTTTGAGTGCCAGCAGTAGCTTAGGCATTCTTGGACATAGTAAACAAATGCATACTCATTCATGTAAAGTTGGGGTAATTGATGATGTCGTCGTGGCTAGTGCACTAATTGATGCATACTCCAAAAGTGGTAGCTTTTATGATGCATGCAAGTTATTTAGCGAGCTCAAAGCCTATGACACAATCTTGCTTAATTCTATGATAACTGTATATTCCAGTTGCGGAAAAATTGAAGATGCAAAATGGATTTTCAATACTATGCCAAACAAAAGCTTGATATCATGGAATTCAATGATAGTGGCTCAGAGTCAAAATGGGTGTCCAATCGAAGCATTAGATCTATTTTGCCAGATGAATAAGATGAACTTGAGAATGGACAAGTTTAGCCTGGCCAGTGTAATCAGTGCTTGTGCTAGCATCTCTTCACTGGAACTTGGTGAACAGGTTTTTGCTAGAGCTACTGTCAATGGGCTCGAGTCTGATCAGATCATTTGTACATCCCTTGTTGATTTCTTCTGCAAGTGTGGTTTTGTTGAGAGTGCGCGAAGTATATTTGATCAAATgatgaaatgtgatgaaatCTCTTGGAACTCGATGATGATGGGTTATGCCACTAATGGTCATGGACTCGAAGCACTGACTCTGTTCAATGAAATGAGGCAAGCTGGTGTTAGACCTACTGAAGTTACATTTACAGCAGTTCTTTCCGCCTGTGATCATTGTGGACTtgttgaagatggaagaaaatgGTTTTATGCAATGAAATCAGATTATCATATTGATCCAGTGATTGAACACTACTCATGCATGGTCGATCTTTTTGCCCGTGCTGGGTGCATTGAGGAAGCAATGACTCTCATAGAACAGATGCCTTTTGAGGCTGATGCAAGTATGTGGTCATCGGTGTTGAGAGGCTGTGTAGCTCATGGGGATAAAACTCTTGGAAAGAAGGTGGCAGAGAGAATTATGAAGCTTGAGCCCGAGAACTCAGGTGCTTATGTCCAGTTATCTAGCATCTTTGCCAACTTTGGGGACTGGGAAGCATCAGCACGAGTTAGAAATTTGATGAGGgataaacaaatacaaaagaatCCAGGTTGCAGTTGGGCTGACAGTTAA
- the LOC108981363 gene encoding pentatricopeptide repeat-containing protein At1g43980, mitochondrial: MYPFLKQVQGPHRTSLSYYSNLIDHCFSLKSLNFAKTIHAQLVKVGFDSHTFLGNRSLDLYSQFGAVSDVLKVFDGISDKNDVSWNICLKCLFRHGQVERAGRLFDEMPARDVVSWNTMISGYFSHGLVHNALGTLMKMQNAGVRPSGFTLSILLSFVSCALHGKQIHGCLIRNGQILLNVVLVNSLIDMYGKLGLLDYAFGVFLTMEELDIISWNSLIMGCHRSGYGELALDQFYLMRTTEYLPDQYTLSTVISVCSNLKDLEKGKQIFSLCIKVGFNSNSIVASAVIDLFSKCNRLGDSVQLFEELDQWDLAVSNSMISSYAAHGCAEDALQLFVWSLRENFRPTEFTLSSVLSTICTLPPAEQGSQIHALVVKSGFESDPVVANSLMEMYAKFGSINYAMKIFADLGVRDLISWNTMILGLTNNGRVYETLDIFKELVREGPPPDRITLAGVLLACNYGSFVDEGVIIFSLMEKEYGILPRDEHYACIVELLSRAGKFKEAIDIIHTMPYEPGSVIWGSILYASVIHGDLKLTESVAERIMELEPQSSLPYMVLARAYEMRGRWESMARVIKSMKQKVIKKVSGCSWIGIKNLIYTFEEDQLLHHGGKDIYLVLRLLIFEMEDKGYFNPYFEKVGAKKWTGSY; this comes from the coding sequence ATGTACCCTTTTCTAAAGCAAGTTCAAGGTCCTCACAGAACTTCGCTTTCCTATTACTCTAACCTGATAGATCACTGCTTTTCGCTGAAGTCCTTAAATTTCGCCAAAACTATTCATGCACAGTTGGTAAAAGTTGGGTTTGATAGCCATACTTTTCTGGGTAATCGCAGTCTCGACCTATACTCTCAGTTCGGTGCCGTTAGTGATGTATTGAAAGTGTTTGATGGAATTTCTGACAAGAATGATGTATCTTGGAATATTTGCTTGAAGTGCTTGTTTAGGCATGGACAAGTTGAAAGAGCAGGTCgtttgtttgatgaaatgccTGCAAGAGATGTTGTTAGTTGGAACACGATGATTTCGGGTTATTTTTCGCATGGGCTGGTTCATAATGCGTTGGGGACCTTAATGAAGATGCAAAATGCTGGTGTGAGACCAAGTGGGTTCACATTGTCGATTCTATTGTCTTTTGTGTCCTGTGCTCTACATGGTAAGCAGATTCATGGTTGCCTGATTCGTAATGGTCAGATTTTATTGAATGTGGTGCTTGTAAACTCATTAATTGATATGTATGGAAAGCTCGGTCTTCTTGATTATGCTTTTGGTGTGTTTTTGACAATGGAGGAGTTAGATATAATCTCTTGGAACTCTTTGATAATGGGTTGTCATAGGTCTGGGTACGGAGAATTAGCACTAGATCAGTTCTATTTGATGAGAACCACAGAGTATTTGCCCGATCAGTATACTTTATCCACTGTCATCAGTGTCTGTTCGAACTTGAAAGATTTGGAAAAGGGTAAGCAGATTTTCTCTCTTTGCATCAAGGTGGGATTTAATTCTAATAGCATTGTAGCAAGTGCTGTTATTGATCTGTTTTCTAAATGCAATCGATTGGGGGATTCAGTCCAGTTGTTTGAAGAACTAGATCAGTGGGATTTAGCAGTTAGTAATTCCATGATTTCAAGCTATGCAGCACATGGTTGTGCGGAGGATGCTTTGCAACTCTTTGTGTGGAGCTTGAGGGAGAATTTCAGGCCTACTGAGTTCACACTCAGCAGTGTTCTAAGTACTATTTGTACACTCCCACCAGCAGAGCAGGGTAGTCAAATTCATGCTTTGGTTGTTAAATCGGGTTTTGAGTCAGATCCAGTTGTTGCTAATTCACTCATGGAAATGTATGCTAAATTTGGGTCAATTAATTATGCCATGAAGATCTTTGCTGATTTGGGTGTACGGGATTTGATATCCTGGAACACCATGATTTTGGGTTTGACTAACAATGGTAGAGTATATGAGACCCTTGACATTTTTAAGGAACTAGTCCGAGAAGGTCCCCCACCAGATCGAATAACTCTGGCTGGAGTCCTACTGGCTTGCAATTATGGTAGTTTTGTTGATGAAGGGGTGATTATTTTCTCATTGATGGAGAAGGAATATGGAATTCTACCCCGGGATGAGCATTATGCTTGCATAGTGGAATTGTTGAGTCGAGCTGGTAAGTTTAAAGAAGCAATTGACATTATACATACAATGCCTTACGAACCTGGTTCCGTCATATGGGGATCAATTCTTTATGCTAGTGTGATTCATGGAGACTTAAAACTCACCGAAAGCGTTGCGGAGAGGATAATGGAATTGGAACCGCAATCATCTCTACCTTACATGGTATTGGCTCGTGCATACGAGATGAGGGGCAGATGGGAGAGCATGGCTCGAGTAATAAAGTCCATGAAACAAAAGGTTATCAAGAAGGTCTCTGGATGCAGTTGGATTGGAATAAAAAACCTCATATATACATTTGAGGAAGACCAATTGCTGCATCATGGAGGCAAAGACATTTATTTGGTGTTGAGATTATTGATATTTGAGATGGAGGATAAAGGTTATTTCAATccatattttgaaaaagtgggTGCTAAGAAGTGGACAGGTTCATATTAA